The ANME-2 cluster archaeon genome includes a window with the following:
- a CDS encoding CBS domain-containing protein — translation MQVKDIMTEPVTIDKSDKLSHALDIMDKHHTRRLLVMHNNQIHGIVTMRSITKQLGTRKKANLPASALHVATATTDKFNKVLPDTSVNDGVVLMVKNDGVLLVVDNDEVLGWVTPQEVIEKYPFNNSMVREIMRHPITIGPEERVIHARRIMLDNDIGRLPVLENGELVGIITEHDIANGLRAFRDLVEGSKQDNRIKNLLVEDIMTRGVVSARLNMMAKEAVALMLDRNLGGLPVLNEKEAVAGLITRRCLLEAIVKKM, via the coding sequence ATGCAAGTAAAAGATATAATGACAGAACCAGTTACTATTGATAAATCGGACAAGCTATCGCACGCACTTGACATAATGGATAAACATCATACCAGAAGGCTTCTTGTAATGCATAACAACCAGATACATGGTATAGTGACCATGCGTTCCATTACCAAACAACTGGGAACAAGAAAAAAGGCAAACCTTCCTGCTTCGGCCCTGCATGTAGCCACGGCGACCACTGATAAGTTCAACAAGGTGTTGCCTGATACATCGGTGAACGATGGTGTGGTTCTTATGGTCAAGAACGATGGGGTATTGCTGGTTGTTGATAACGATGAAGTGCTGGGCTGGGTGACACCCCAGGAAGTTATCGAAAAGTATCCTTTTAATAACTCAATGGTGCGTGAGATTATGCGCCACCCAATTACGATCGGACCTGAGGAACGAGTGATACATGCCAGGAGAATAATGCTTGATAACGATATAGGAAGACTGCCTGTACTCGAGAACGGGGAACTTGTAGGTATTATCACCGAGCACGATATCGCTAACGGTTTGCGGGCTTTCCGGGACCTTGTAGAAGGGAGCAAACAGGATAACAGGATAAAGAACCTTCTGGTTGAAGATATTATGACCAGGGGAGTCGTTTCTGCCCGATTAAATATGATGGCGAAAGAAGCGGTTGCCTTAATGCTTGATAGAAATCTCGGCGGACTACCGGTTTTGAACGAAAAGGAAGCGGTAGCTGGATTAATCACGCGCCGGTGCTTGCTTGAAGCCATTGTTAAAAAAATGTAG
- a CDS encoding CBS domain-containing protein — protein MKVKDIMSTSVYVIGADETISHARNLMMKHSISRLVVVNKQQPEVSTSRSVEMIPIGVVTKTDLTHRLDQAEPTWRRRPIDNIPVNIVMTPGPVTIYPDASLKQAAEILRENDISGMPVIKSESDPSMVGIVTKLDLIRYYSNSGDTANVKDIMDDYFITVHRHHTISHVIHEMKSNEVDRVIVVDDNNNPVGVITKTNLALGRMLNSEGELPAKDIKMARKNRDGGEKIFRSVKEVSMVAEDIMSCPIFTLSENSTAVEAARIMYDERINGIPIVNDEIIGIVNAKNIIQAIIER, from the coding sequence ATGAAGGTGAAGGATATTATGAGCACATCGGTCTATGTAATCGGAGCAGATGAAACGATATCGCATGCAAGGAACCTGATGATGAAACACAGTATCAGCAGGCTCGTAGTGGTAAATAAACAGCAACCTGAAGTATCAACGTCAAGATCTGTTGAAATGATACCCATAGGAGTTGTAACCAAGACCGACCTGACCCATCGATTGGACCAGGCAGAACCAACATGGCGCCGGCGACCTATTGACAATATTCCTGTCAATATTGTAATGACACCGGGCCCGGTAACCATATATCCTGATGCCTCACTAAAGCAGGCAGCAGAAATTTTACGTGAGAATGACATCAGTGGAATGCCTGTGATTAAGAGTGAATCTGACCCGAGCATGGTAGGGATAGTTACCAAACTGGATCTGATACGGTACTACTCCAACAGTGGAGATACTGCCAATGTGAAAGATATCATGGATGATTATTTCATTACCGTTCACAGACACCATACTATCAGTCATGTCATACATGAGATGAAGAGCAATGAAGTTGATAGAGTTATTGTTGTAGATGATAACAACAATCCTGTGGGGGTCATTACGAAAACGAACCTGGCCCTCGGCAGGATGTTGAATTCAGAAGGTGAATTGCCTGCCAAGGATATCAAGATGGCACGCAAGAACCGGGATGGCGGTGAAAAAATATTCAGATCTGTAAAAGAAGTGTCCATGGTGGCTGAAGATATAATGTCCTGCCCAATTTTTACCCTCAGTGAGAATAGCACTGCTGTGGAAGCTGCCAGGATTATGTATGATGAGCGGATTAACGGAATACCTATTGTAAATGATGAGATTATAGGGATTGTAAATGCAAAGAACATTATTCAGGCAATCATTGAACGCTAA
- the engB gene encoding GTP-binding protein EngB translates to MVSYKNNPDVDYEIIFVGRSNVGKSTLIRALTGKNVPVGRRPGVTLRPSHLQFGDLVVTDMPGFGFMRGIKEHKQDLVKTAFVRYIEKQKDRIVMAVLVVDGKSFAEVVDRWERREEIPVEVEMFEFLRELELDVVVAVNKMDKIQDIDGTMDGVAQRLGMLPPWRQWLNVLAPISAKKGDVRALTGLIRNRIHNLSRDDLLAWIR, encoded by the coding sequence ATGGTATCATATAAAAATAATCCGGATGTTGATTATGAAATAATTTTTGTTGGACGCTCAAATGTGGGCAAGTCAACGCTCATTCGTGCCCTTACGGGTAAGAATGTACCTGTCGGGCGACGGCCGGGTGTTACCCTGAGACCATCCCACCTGCAATTCGGGGACCTGGTGGTCACTGATATGCCTGGATTCGGATTTATGCGGGGTATTAAGGAACACAAACAGGATCTGGTTAAGACAGCATTTGTCAGGTATATCGAAAAGCAGAAGGACCGCATTGTCATGGCTGTGCTTGTTGTTGATGGCAAATCTTTTGCTGAGGTTGTAGACCGCTGGGAGAGGCGGGAGGAGATCCCTGTTGAGGTTGAAATGTTCGAGTTCCTCCGTGAACTTGAACTGGATGTCGTGGTAGCTGTCAATAAAATGGATAAGATACAGGATATTGATGGCACTATGGACGGTGTAGCACAACGGTTGGGCATGCTGCCACCCTGGCGCCAGTGGCTGAATGTGCTGGCACCTATCAGCGCGAAGAAAGGAGATGTCAGGGCGCTTACCGGATTGATACGGAACAGAATTCATAACCTGAGCCGGGATGACCTGTTGGCCTGGATACGATGA
- a CDS encoding CBS domain-containing protein — protein MKRQNSSKPDVRGLDSSGVMDRGAVNFKSRLANHEGDIMAMASKTVITLPPTANIMTTAKTMVKHGFRRVPIADAGTNRLVGIVTSLDIVDFLGGGLRHNLVKNKHNGNLAAAINENVREIMREDVVSMNINDSISQALVTMIEKNIGGFPVVDGDNNVVAIISERDFVKTIANVTTLKLVKDYMSEKVVTAGPDMPVREATRTMIKKGFRRIPVVKENVLLGIITASDIMRYLSSGDIFQKLMTENADDAFNVPIKRMIMRDIVWTSSNVDIGKIAGIMLDKKVGALPVIDDGELCGIITERDIVRALAD, from the coding sequence ATGAAAAGACAAAACAGCAGCAAACCTGATGTTAGGGGATTGGACAGTTCTGGTGTTATGGACCGGGGAGCAGTTAATTTCAAATCAAGGTTGGCGAACCATGAAGGCGACATCATGGCCATGGCTTCAAAAACCGTCATTACCCTTCCTCCTACGGCCAACATTATGACAACAGCTAAAACGATGGTAAAACATGGATTCAGACGTGTCCCAATAGCAGATGCAGGTACCAACCGGCTGGTGGGTATCGTCACAAGTCTGGATATAGTAGATTTCTTGGGGGGAGGTCTCAGACATAACCTGGTAAAGAACAAGCATAATGGCAACCTTGCTGCTGCGATCAATGAAAATGTGAGAGAGATCATGAGGGAAGATGTGGTCAGCATGAACATTAATGACTCCATTTCCCAGGCTCTTGTCACGATGATTGAAAAAAATATTGGCGGCTTTCCCGTAGTGGATGGTGATAATAACGTAGTAGCAATTATTTCAGAGAGAGACTTTGTCAAGACTATTGCCAATGTCACTACGTTAAAACTCGTTAAAGACTATATGAGTGAAAAGGTAGTCACTGCCGGACCTGACATGCCTGTGCGTGAAGCCACCAGGACTATGATTAAAAAAGGATTCCGGAGGATACCTGTCGTGAAAGAAAATGTTCTTTTGGGTATAATAACCGCTTCAGATATTATGAGATACCTTAGTTCCGGGGATATTTTTCAGAAGCTCATGACAGAGAATGCAGATGATGCATTTAATGTACCGATAAAAAGGATGATAATGCGCGATATTGTGTGGACCAGTTCAAATGTTGATATTGGTAAAATAGCCGGCATAATGCTGGATAAAAAAGTTGGGGCACTTCCTGTAATAGATGATGGTGAGTTATGCGGTATCATAACTGAACGGGATATTGTCAGGGCACTTGCAGATTAA
- a CDS encoding CBS domain-containing protein has translation METDMPIKDIMTSDPISVDINTKISDAAKTMVGLDVGSLIVTEDNNPVGILTEHDMVKKIISKNTIPDSTTLKNVMTTPLITIDADEDVQKAKDLMLKMHIRRIPVVKNKKLVGLVTDTDLVSVSIEMGNILSELINMHRERNIGSQGEIPEIISRGVCENCGRYYDNLDYLNGALMCESCRETE, from the coding sequence ATGGAAACGGATATGCCAATAAAAGATATTATGACGAGTGATCCGATATCTGTGGACATAAATACCAAAATATCAGACGCCGCAAAAACGATGGTTGGACTGGATGTTGGCAGTCTTATCGTTACAGAAGATAACAATCCAGTGGGCATATTGACAGAACACGATATGGTCAAGAAGATCATTTCAAAGAACACTATTCCCGATTCAACTACCCTGAAAAACGTAATGACGACCCCGCTCATAACGATTGATGCGGATGAAGATGTACAAAAAGCCAAAGACCTGATGCTTAAAATGCACATCCGGAGGATACCTGTTGTTAAAAACAAGAAACTTGTGGGGTTGGTGACTGACACAGACCTTGTTTCAGTCTCTATCGAGATGGGAAATATTCTGTCTGAGCTTATCAACATGCACAGGGAAAGAAACATTGGTTCACAAGGTGAAATACCAGAAATAATCAGCAGAGGGGTCTGCGAAAACTGTGGTAGGTATTATGATAACCTTGACTACTTAAATGGGGCCCTTATGTGCGAATCGTGCAGAGAAACCGAATGA
- a CDS encoding DUF302 domain-containing protein gives MYTYKRTIAKGYADTVAKVREALKNEGFGVLTEIDVKQTLKTKLNVDFEDHIILGACNPPFAYRALTAERDIGVLLPCNVSVYRQDGKTFVSAILPTVQLGKVGNPELIPVAEEIETMLKRAVDAVAEE, from the coding sequence ATGTACACATATAAACGAACAATTGCTAAGGGATATGCGGATACTGTTGCGAAAGTCAGGGAAGCATTGAAAAATGAGGGTTTCGGGGTTCTTACAGAAATCGATGTCAAACAGACTCTCAAAACCAAACTCAATGTAGACTTTGAAGACCACATTATCCTGGGAGCATGTAATCCGCCGTTCGCGTACAGGGCATTGACTGCAGAACGGGATATCGGGGTCCTGCTCCCCTGTAATGTGTCTGTCTACAGGCAGGATGGGAAAACATTTGTCAGCGCAATATTACCAACGGTCCAGCTTGGAAAAGTAGGTAATCCAGAGCTGATACCAGTTGCCGAGGAGATCGAGACGATGCTCAAGAGAGCGGTTGATGCAGTCGCTGAAGAGTAA
- a CDS encoding ABC transporter ATP-binding protein, translating into MLNVENINVFYGSVKILWDVNFHINKGEIITIIGPNGAGKTTIVKTLMGLLKPTSGSIVFNGNPIHQAPTHHIVKDGIALVPEGRELFPRMTILENLQMGAYTSDYREDTLKWVFDLFPRLEERQKQSAGTMSGGEQQMLAIARGLMSRPKLLILDEPSLGLAPIMVKKVFEIVKTLNSQGVTVLLVEQNIHHALEASNRGYVLETGRITLEGASCELLDNNHVKEAYLGM; encoded by the coding sequence ATGCTCAACGTTGAAAATATCAATGTATTCTACGGTTCGGTTAAAATCCTGTGGGATGTGAATTTCCACATCAACAAAGGAGAGATAATTACCATTATCGGTCCAAACGGTGCAGGCAAAACCACCATTGTCAAGACATTGATGGGACTGCTCAAACCCACATCAGGATCAATCGTATTCAATGGAAACCCTATCCACCAGGCACCCACACATCACATTGTTAAAGACGGGATCGCCCTGGTACCGGAAGGAAGGGAACTGTTCCCCAGAATGACCATCCTGGAAAACCTGCAGATGGGAGCGTATACATCAGATTACAGAGAAGATACCCTGAAATGGGTGTTCGACCTGTTCCCAAGGTTAGAAGAACGGCAGAAACAATCAGCCGGTACCATGAGTGGCGGCGAGCAACAGATGCTGGCCATTGCAAGGGGCCTGATGTCGCGTCCTAAATTGCTTATACTGGATGAACCGTCCCTGGGGCTGGCACCGATAATGGTCAAAAAGGTGTTCGAGATCGTCAAGACCCTGAACAGTCAGGGTGTGACCGTACTGCTGGTGGAACAGAACATCCATCATGCTCTGGAAGCTTCAAACCGGGGATATGTACTTGAAACGGGACGCATCACCCTTGAAGGGGCAAGCTGTGAACTGCTTGACAATAACCATGTCAAAGAGGCATATCTCGGGATGTAA
- a CDS encoding branched-chain amino acid ABC transporter permease, with the protein MADITTLLQISIWGLTAGCIYVLIAVGLNMIFGVMKVVNFAHGEIMMLGAFTSFWLYYYTGINPYVILLLSMVVVGIFGVIIERYGFRKVMGTGKLNEIFLSLGLIYILQNAAVKLWTDDIRKIDSPFSSMTLDMGVLNIPYDRLIAIAFTALVLICLYLFLTRTDVGRALRATSQNHEAAMLMGVNVNHMYMLSFGIGAALAAAAGTVTGFLSPFNPYMGTLPGIMAFIVIIIGGLGSIPGAIIAGLMLGLVQNFTIFYFGGAWKEAVAFVLLIIVLVIKPTGLFGGER; encoded by the coding sequence ATGGCTGATATCACGACATTATTACAGATATCCATATGGGGCCTGACCGCTGGATGTATCTATGTGCTCATTGCCGTCGGCCTGAACATGATATTCGGCGTTATGAAAGTGGTGAACTTTGCGCACGGTGAGATCATGATGCTGGGTGCATTTACCAGTTTCTGGTTATATTACTATACAGGAATTAATCCCTATGTTATTCTGTTACTATCAATGGTAGTTGTGGGTATTTTTGGGGTTATAATAGAACGTTATGGTTTCAGGAAAGTAATGGGTACGGGAAAACTCAACGAGATATTCTTAAGCCTGGGATTAATATATATCCTTCAAAATGCTGCCGTGAAATTATGGACCGATGATATCAGGAAGATCGACAGTCCATTCAGTTCAATGACCCTGGATATGGGAGTGTTGAACATACCATACGACAGGCTTATAGCTATTGCTTTTACTGCACTGGTACTCATTTGCCTGTATTTATTCCTTACCAGGACCGATGTGGGCCGGGCACTGAGAGCTACGAGCCAGAACCATGAAGCAGCCATGTTAATGGGTGTGAATGTCAACCACATGTATATGCTGAGTTTCGGGATCGGTGCCGCCCTTGCCGCAGCAGCGGGCACAGTCACCGGTTTTTTATCTCCCTTCAATCCGTATATGGGTACTTTACCCGGTATCATGGCTTTCATTGTGATCATCATTGGCGGTCTCGGCAGCATACCTGGTGCTATTATTGCAGGACTGATGCTCGGATTGGTGCAGAATTTCACGATCTTCTATTTCGGTGGAGCATGGAAAGAAGCAGTGGCATTTGTCCTCCTGATCATCGTGCTGGTAATAAAGCCGACCGGCCTTTTCGGGGGAGAACGCTGA
- a CDS encoding branched-chain amino acid ABC transporter permease: protein MTVTERVRKYAMSIYPTYLLLVVIGLALPMVITDDFLNRIMVLTFFFIMFSTSWNLLAYSGQASLGHAAFLGIGGFTSTILIIHGVSSVVGVLIGALASSLVGLFLGIICVRLKEWFLGLVTFGFAIIMAAVVNESSVFIEGMNGLLGALGLSVNLDPHMLGGSLGIYSPNIVSRAHYYYLFFFAMVGTILASHIIIRSKIGFAFAAIRENQAEAGMMGVDITRYKLIAFMISTFMAGFAGALFAPYNYFINPEIFSIHNSFMPIIMTISGGIGTIGGPIIGALVINLVWEQMGLWGMSIDRLLVLGFILVIEILFLPRGLMPLMKKLMNKVSGITSRDMPL from the coding sequence ATGACTGTCACAGAACGCGTTCGTAAATATGCAATGTCCATCTACCCGACCTACCTGTTACTGGTAGTTATAGGGCTGGCACTGCCGATGGTGATTACTGATGATTTCTTAAACAGGATCATGGTTCTCACGTTTTTCTTCATCATGTTCTCAACAAGCTGGAACCTGCTGGCATATTCCGGTCAGGCATCCCTGGGACATGCGGCTTTTCTTGGAATTGGAGGCTTTACTTCTACGATCCTTATCATACACGGCGTCTCATCCGTAGTTGGCGTGTTGATTGGCGCACTGGCTTCATCCCTGGTGGGTTTGTTCCTGGGGATAATATGTGTCAGGTTAAAAGAATGGTTCCTGGGACTTGTCACATTTGGATTTGCTATAATAATGGCTGCAGTGGTTAATGAATCGTCGGTCTTTATTGAGGGTATGAACGGTTTGCTTGGTGCTTTAGGACTATCCGTCAACCTGGATCCGCACATGCTCGGCGGCAGCCTGGGAATCTATTCACCGAACATTGTATCGAGAGCTCACTATTATTACCTGTTCTTCTTTGCAATGGTGGGAACAATATTGGCATCCCATATAATAATCAGGTCAAAGATAGGCTTTGCGTTTGCAGCCATACGGGAGAACCAGGCAGAGGCCGGCATGATGGGAGTGGATATCACACGCTATAAACTGATAGCGTTCATGATAAGTACCTTTATGGCAGGATTTGCCGGAGCATTGTTCGCTCCGTATAACTATTTCATCAATCCGGAAATATTCAGTATACACAATTCATTTATGCCGATCATTATGACAATAAGCGGAGGGATCGGGACTATCGGAGGCCCGATAATAGGAGCCCTGGTCATAAACCTGGTATGGGAACAGATGGGACTATGGGGTATGAGTATTGACCGCCTGCTTGTCCTGGGATTCATTCTGGTAATTGAGATACTGTTCCTACCCCGAGGCCTGATGCCATTGATGAAAAAATTGATGAATAAAGTTTCAGGTATTACATCCCGAGATATGCCTCTTTGA
- a CDS encoding CBS domain-containing protein encodes MEVMDNHPVSINVDDYVTHARQLMRDHHMTLIVVDDNKTVQGIISEQDILNITSTKSNITVSGYTTQIPVITGDMVIKQAAAIMIQSRISLAPVLASAADRILCGALTIAGIFKNLSPSDVPDRQVKELFTTMVHTCSSDDHLAKVWTNMIEKGYSGYPVLDDHNKLVGMVTRYDIIKSGGVRIEREDEHGSRMGTSSRVSRIMSTPVYTIAPEASIKDAIGMMIKLDVGRLCVTNRDKLVGIITRYDVVKAYVDKLK; translated from the coding sequence TTGGAAGTAATGGACAATCATCCTGTCTCAATCAATGTCGATGACTATGTGACCCATGCCCGTCAGTTGATGCGTGATCATCATATGACTTTGATTGTGGTCGATGATAACAAAACAGTGCAGGGAATAATATCTGAACAGGACATACTCAATATTACCTCTACAAAGTCAAATATCACTGTGAGTGGATACACCACGCAAATCCCGGTCATAACCGGTGATATGGTAATCAAACAGGCTGCAGCTATCATGATACAATCAAGGATAAGTTTAGCGCCTGTACTTGCATCAGCAGCAGATAGAATACTTTGTGGTGCCCTGACCATAGCTGGTATATTCAAAAATCTGTCCCCGTCAGATGTACCTGACAGGCAGGTGAAGGAACTTTTTACGACAATGGTCCATACCTGCTCAAGCGACGACCATTTAGCAAAGGTTTGGACCAATATGATAGAGAAGGGATATTCAGGTTACCCTGTATTAGACGATCATAATAAGTTAGTGGGTATGGTCACCAGGTATGATATTATCAAATCCGGAGGTGTAAGGATAGAAAGGGAAGATGAACACGGAAGCAGAATGGGAACTTCATCCAGAGTTTCGCGTATCATGAGTACGCCTGTTTATACCATTGCTCCGGAAGCATCGATAAAAGACGCCATTGGAATGATGATAAAACTGGATGTGGGGCGCCTCTGTGTGACAAACCGCGATAAACTGGTTGGTATAATTACCAGATATGATGTCGTAAAGGCATATGTCGATAAGCTCAAATGA
- a CDS encoding RNA ligase — translation MNRSQEVQDEEFIRLSSIALKIPESRVSGLLKRRVLQKVSRFFPDYYRFEKGTAGFETGTALFKTGEIIETVRGFPKIQRAMMLEAGIVTHFEGLPEVAVEEKMNGYNVRVASINDMVIALTRGGLVCPYTTERVLENGGKEFFTEHPDLVLCGEMVGPDNPYVPKDLYPEVESISFFVFDIQQKNSGKSLTIDEKHELCSHYTIKTVPYFGKYSLDKAAPGITGIIRELGEKGREGVVIKDPGMKIPAIKYTSSQSTDSDLKYAFGFYNDYGQDFFFSRVVREGFQAVEWNEDEDTLKERCCRLGESILKSMVSTIRKRKQGERITEDVQIRVRNLDTANRFEEHLRQMGIDAHFDDPLLVDGWYLIGIRKFNQSTNDRTEAILNGQLW, via the coding sequence ATGAATAGAAGTCAGGAAGTTCAGGATGAAGAATTTATAAGGCTCTCATCAATTGCTCTGAAGATACCGGAATCAAGAGTATCTGGTTTGCTGAAGAGAAGAGTCCTGCAAAAAGTGTCCCGATTCTTTCCTGACTATTACCGTTTTGAAAAGGGTACAGCCGGATTTGAGACCGGGACGGCTCTTTTTAAAACAGGTGAGATTATCGAAACGGTAAGAGGATTCCCAAAGATACAGCGTGCTATGATGCTTGAAGCCGGTATTGTTACCCATTTTGAAGGATTACCGGAAGTAGCTGTTGAAGAAAAAATGAATGGTTACAATGTACGGGTGGCCAGCATTAATGATATGGTCATTGCACTGACCAGAGGAGGGCTGGTGTGCCCGTATACAACTGAAAGGGTACTGGAAAACGGAGGGAAAGAATTTTTCACAGAACACCCCGACCTGGTACTTTGCGGCGAAATGGTGGGGCCCGATAATCCCTATGTTCCAAAGGACCTATATCCCGAAGTTGAAAGCATTTCTTTTTTTGTTTTCGATATACAACAGAAGAATTCAGGTAAATCCCTGACAATAGATGAAAAACACGAACTCTGCAGCCACTATACCATCAAGACCGTGCCATATTTCGGAAAATATTCCCTTGATAAGGCTGCCCCGGGTATTACCGGCATTATCAGGGAACTGGGTGAGAAGGGCAGGGAAGGGGTGGTGATAAAGGACCCTGGAATGAAAATCCCTGCCATCAAATATACCAGTTCCCAGAGTACTGATAGTGACCTCAAATATGCGTTCGGTTTCTACAATGATTATGGACAGGATTTTTTCTTCTCCAGGGTGGTACGGGAAGGATTCCAGGCCGTTGAATGGAATGAAGATGAGGATACTTTGAAGGAAAGATGCTGCCGGCTTGGTGAAAGTATCCTGAAGTCCATGGTCAGCACTATTAGAAAGCGAAAACAGGGTGAACGCATTACAGAAGATGTGCAAATCAGGGTCCGCAACCTTGACACTGCAAACCGGTTTGAGGAACATCTGAGGCAGATGGGTATAGATGCCCATTTCGATGATCCGCTCCTGGTGGATGGATGGTACCTTATTGGTATCAGGAAGTTCAACCAGAGCACAAACGACCGTACAGAAGCTATCCTGAACGGCCAGTTATGGTAG
- a CDS encoding ABC transporter substrate-binding protein: MKVVNGKLVIVTLILAALIAAGCAGPSENATVPGSIKIGLVAPLSGGASDVGNDMKQAAILAVEEINADGGVFVSEYGVKIPLELVEGDTLTSPTEGVTAVERLITNENVVVLVGGFSSGVTLANQVPAAGKVPYIITGASSSQVTRRTEVDTSYFFHYCSTTDDYSQPILQFFVDELKPLVAADRDLKLALIYRDDAYGKGVIDSSVAYIEENNLPVELVAQQKYPVSETDFHAYLTKIADAKPDALYTVGFVKDTASIYIQGQRDVGLNTVYMAVECNEDPAFYELLGKWGDGQLLESKFAPYAPEYTEMMGPYKEAYLAKWGVMPGMMGADTYDGIYLVKSAIERAGTLDRTDVKDAIKQTNESEMLILMEGGNIVFDEYNEISPKIFIEQMFWNEETEELIPVIVLPENLKSQDFVLPENYEIGG, from the coding sequence ATGAAAGTTGTAAATGGGAAACTAGTAATTGTCACATTGATACTTGCAGCTTTAATCGCTGCAGGTTGTGCAGGCCCATCTGAAAATGCAACGGTACCAGGGTCAATTAAGATCGGTCTGGTAGCGCCGTTATCGGGTGGTGCTTCAGATGTCGGCAACGATATGAAACAGGCTGCGATCCTTGCAGTTGAAGAGATTAACGCAGATGGTGGAGTGTTTGTTTCAGAGTACGGTGTAAAGATCCCGCTGGAACTGGTGGAAGGAGATACCCTGACGTCTCCGACCGAAGGTGTTACTGCAGTGGAGCGATTGATCACCAACGAGAATGTTGTAGTGCTGGTGGGCGGTTTCTCCAGCGGAGTTACCCTGGCCAACCAGGTGCCTGCCGCTGGTAAGGTGCCATATATCATTACCGGCGCATCCAGTTCACAGGTTACAAGAAGGACCGAGGTCGATACCAGTTATTTCTTCCATTATTGCTCGACCACGGATGATTATTCACAACCTATCCTGCAGTTCTTTGTAGATGAACTCAAACCACTGGTAGCAGCAGACAGGGACCTGAAACTGGCCCTTATATACCGGGACGATGCTTATGGAAAAGGGGTTATTGATTCCAGTGTGGCATATATTGAGGAGAACAACCTGCCTGTTGAATTAGTAGCCCAGCAAAAGTATCCTGTATCTGAAACTGATTTCCATGCGTACCTCACCAAGATAGCAGATGCCAAACCAGATGCATTGTACACGGTCGGTTTTGTGAAAGACACAGCCAGTATCTATATCCAGGGACAGAGGGATGTAGGGCTTAATACGGTTTACATGGCAGTGGAATGTAACGAGGACCCTGCGTTCTATGAACTTCTGGGTAAATGGGGCGACGGTCAGCTGCTTGAGAGCAAGTTCGCACCTTATGCTCCCGAATACACTGAAATGATGGGACCCTATAAGGAAGCATACCTTGCAAAATGGGGTGTGATGCCTGGAATGATGGGCGCTGATACCTATGACGGTATCTATCTGGTAAAGTCTGCAATTGAGCGTGCAGGTACTCTTGACAGGACCGATGTCAAAGATGCTATCAAACAGACCAACGAGTCAGAGATGCTCATTTTGATGGAGGGCGGGAACATTGTATTTGATGAATACAATGAAATTTCACCAAAGATATTCATTGAACAGATGTTCTGGAACGAGGAGACTGAAGAACTCATACCGGTCATTGTCCTGCCCGAGAACCTCAAGAGCCAGGACTTCGTATTGCCTGAGAACTATGAAATAGGTGGATAG